A window of Diabrotica virgifera virgifera chromosome 9, PGI_DIABVI_V3a contains these coding sequences:
- the LOC114330495 gene encoding girdin-like, translating into MELENSEILKHIKHLENQNKKLRTLLDTTKNVASQEVERLSLVQTETKSLEKAVDDLEKEKQELDELLTLVLSKDEGNKNLILMKLEREHTKLSNKLDEAHTKIQLKTEEVVSLRTEDAILKDVIYKLEATKKSLLGRIKLIEDKESVLSAISTKLKEQLSEVEHREEIIVKKVEEKNGSSEMLRSNKTTTGSNLDTTKVMHDGVSSNSIMSPNEQQSTYTDNSLSLEQMISELEKSKGKLYKDLEEIIDNSTKEIEIIKAKISDPDIKQLLYEIDIQKAVLVYNLKMARLQDEKNFDPVHCSLIKISSNPNNPVSETSQHNINTSCSEKSTKYVKEKEFTFDILTKALEKKMI; encoded by the exons ATGGAACTAGAAAATTCAGAAATACTAAAGCACATCAAGCACTTAGAAAATCAGAACAAGAAACTCAGGACTCTTTTAGACACCACGAAAAATGTAGCAAGTCAAGAAGTAGAAAGACTTTCGTTGGTACAAACCGAAACAAAGTCTTTAGAGAAAGCGGTTGATgatttagaaaaagaaaaacaagaactAGATGAGCTGCTGACATTGGTATTATCTAAAGATGAAG GTAACAAGAATTTGATTTTAATGAAGCTAGAAAGAGAGCACACCAAATTGAGTAATAAACTAGACGAAGCTCAtacaaaaatacaattaaaaacaGAAGAAGTTGTGAGCCTGCGCACAGAAGACGCTATCCTTAAAGACGTCATTTATAAATTAGAAGCCACCAAGAAATCTCTTTTGGGCCGTATTAAGTTGATTGAAGATAAAGAATCAGTGTTATCAGCTATTAGTACCAAGCTGAAAGAACAACTGTCAGAAGTTGAACACAGAGAAGAAATAATTGTTAAGAAAGTGGAAGAGAAGAATGGATCAAGCGAGATGTTAAGATCAAACAAAACAACTACTGGTTCAAATCTAGATACTACCAAGGTAATGCATGATGGAGTCTCCAGTAACTCCATTATGTCTCCAAATGAACAACAGTCTACTTATACAGACAATTCCCTATCTCTAGAGCAGATGATCAGCGAATTAGAAAAATCTAAAGGTAAATTATACAAGGATTTGGAAGAAATTATTGATAACTCAACTAAAGAAATCGAAATTATTAAAGCCAAGATATCAGATCCTGATATCAAGCAACTTCTTTATGAGATTGATATTCAAAAAGCTGTTCTAGTTTATAACTTAAAGATGGCAAGGCTCCAGGATGAGAAAAATTTTGATCCAGTGCATTGTTCCCTTATCAAAATATCTTCTAATCCTAATAATCCAGTTTCTGAGACTTCTCAACATAATATTAATACGTCTTGTTCTGAAAAATCTACGAAATATGTAAAAGAAAAGGAGTTCACATTTGATATACTTACTAAAGCTCTAGAAAAGAAAATGATTTAA